The following are encoded together in the Hemicordylus capensis ecotype Gifberg chromosome 4, rHemCap1.1.pri, whole genome shotgun sequence genome:
- the LOC128323541 gene encoding uncharacterized protein LOC128323541, with product MTEWKKSNDTLNEDYWKEYLDGELAEDAAEAGLFQSEQDFGEEVGALNYLKDIATEDLRILKMHEAEAKKDLRINAEYREAIKKHIERGLGDIFGKPGLFEIMDEMKTVLRYPHPPIESWGIKTCWDKKPPSFAQPAAYSLETLPIASVADPTEVPQPNPSAEARTAADRWVAAEQLELHPGPSAEAALSVDPAMGSQSDISAESHANEDIHVYLDLVRRWEKVFVVQKGVEIDQEFRFVNLDRAPSYPEAIAGMNSAIQELLDTLNNRIGLDDYVQVRLEGGGISKPLHPVRRHRNALSAEEFVAAVCNLFQSSAEIRGGATLKLVAIIINLPGGCA from the exons ATGACG GAATGGAAGAAATCCAatgatactctaaatgaagactactggaaagaatatttagatggtG AACTTGCTGAAGATGCAGCTGAAGCAGGCCTATTCCAGTCGGAGCAGGATTTTGGGGAAGAGGTGGGGGCGCTCAATTATTTAAAAGATATTGCTACGGAGGATTTGAGGATTCTGAAAATGCACGAAGCAGAGGCCAAGAAAGACCTCAGAATTAATGCTGAGTATAGGGAGGCCATCAAAAAACACATTGAAAGGGGTCTAGGAGACATTTTTGGCAAGCCTGGATTATTCGAAATTATGGATGAAATGAAAACCGTGTTGCGTTATCCCCATCCTCCTATTGAGTCTTGGGGCATAAAAACATGTTGGGACAAAAAGCCACCCTCTTTTGCACAACCTGCTGCTTATTCTTTGGAAACCCTTCCCATAGCATCTGTTGCTGATCCTACGGAGGTGCCTCAACCAAATCCATCTGCAGAAGCCAGAACTGCTGCTGATCGGTGGGTTGCTGCTGAACAGTTGGAGCTGCACCCAGGTCCATCTGCAGAGGCAGCACTCAGTGTTGATCCTGCTATGGGGTCCCAGTCAGACATCTCTGCAGAATCTCATGCTAATGAAGATATACATGTATACCTAGACCTTGTCCGGAGGTGGGAGAAGGTCTTTGTTGTGCAAAAGGGTGTTGAGATTGATCAGGAATTTCGTTTTGTGAATTTAGATAGAGCACCCTCCTATCCTGAAGCGATTGCTGGGATGAATTCTGCCATTCAGGAATTGTTGGACACTCTGAACAATAGAATAGGGCTGGATGACTATGTCCAGGTCAGATTAGAGGGGGGTGGTATATCTAAACCATTGCATCCTGTTAGAAGGCACAGAAATGCTTTGAGTGCTGAGGAATTTGTAGCAGCCGTTTGTAACTTGTTCCAGAGTTCTGCAGAAATCCGTGGAGGTGCTACTTTAAAATTAGTTGCTATCATTATTAACCTTCCAGGGGGTTGTGCGTGA